The Dasypus novemcinctus isolate mDasNov1 chromosome 2, mDasNov1.1.hap2, whole genome shotgun sequence genome contains the following window.
TGGGTTCCACCATGATATAGATCATCTTCTTCTGTGACTTTGAGCTGAGATGTAGCACTTATAGAACCCAGTGGTTGCCCAACTTGATGGACAGCTGCCCAACTTGATGGACAGCACTTCCACAGACCGGGAACTTGCCCACTTTGCTTCCTAGAATGAACATtgacttgccttttcattttcactGGGTGGTATATTCCAGCTTGCAGTATGGGGTTCCCCCTTTCTGTAATGAGGAAGGGGACAGTGCCACCAGAGGTTGTCTGTGTGAAGGCACACAGATGTTATTTCCTCTTTGCATTGAAGGAATAAAGATGAAGGAACTGTACCTGCAGGACAAAAAAATCAAACTTTTGGGCATGGACACTGATTGCTTCTGCCAGAGAATATCAGTGATGCTGTTGATCATCTATGAAATGACTCAATATGCTACTCACCACTGTCAGAATGGGATGGTCTTTAAGGTGTGCAGTGCCCAGATGGAGAGGTAATGAACACTGTCAAATGCAGAGGCAGAAATTCAAAGTTCTCTGCTTTTCCTCTGAACATAGTTTAATACCTTCAGAAACCTGGACAAAGGCAGGGAAAGGACCAGGCTACAGCTGTTTGATATTTGGGGAGTAGCAAATTACTCTGAAGGATGACTGCCCCCTTAAAGGAATGGGGTCTCACTGCTTAAGTCAGATGCATATAAGGAAGTGGCAGGGCTCGGTGTCAGTGGTCCAGAACACATCTAGGTGACTGGGACCCTCGTGCCTGAAGGTGTGTGCCCCTGAGTGCAGAGTGAAGACTGACTGCAGTGCCGGGTGGGGGAATGGCTACACAGACTCAGGCCCCTATTTTAGGTATGGCAGCAGGGTCAGAGtcaagctgaggcccagagagactgTTTAACTCAAAAAGTTTAATCAAATTCTGTCTCCTGGACAGGGGAGTTTGGATGCAAAATCCAGGATCATGGACTGTGTTCGAGGTCAGATCACCACACTTCCCAGGGCAAATGAGGTAGTGATAAGAGACGCCATGGTAGCAGTCAGGAGTTACTAAATCAAAAGAGGGACACAACATTTCAATGAATTATTTCAGGAGAATACAGGTGACAGGGCAGACTAGGGAGATCTGACAATGATGATTTCATGTAGAataggaaaatataatttaaataattcttGCATTGATGAATTGGTGACTGCATTTTTAAACTGGATGTCAGGAATGTGGGTGAAGGATAAAACTAAGCATTCCATTAAAGGTGCAGCCCTCTTATGTAAGAGAATGAAGCAGAGTGAATCACTTCCATatcattttcttactttttttgtccttttgctgAAAATTTGATATTTCTTAATAGCCAAATGTAATTTCAATAAACCAGTACCTATATTGCTCATGAAACTCCATTTTGGTTCTGGCATTTGCCAGTTCAGACTAATTATACAGGACTCTTAATTCAACTGAGGCAATACTAAGTAAACTATGAGGAGTGCTTGCCATTCTAAATTCTCAAAACCCACAATTTTGAGAATCTTGACTCTCAGTAAATAAAATCACACTGTTGATGTAAGCTTTTTTAGAGAAAAGTTATTCTCTAGAATGGATTCTCTAACATTCAATAAAGTCTCAAAGCTGTCTCATATAAACTGCATTCATATCATTTTTCTCCAATATGATGTCTCTGATGCTGAATGAGGTTTGCAGTCTggttgaaggctttcccacatttattgcatttatagggtttctctcctgtgtgaatCCTCTGATGCTGAGTGAGGTGTGTGCTTCGtataaaggctttcccacagatTTTACATTTGTAAGGCTTTTCTCTAGTATGAATTCTCTTATGTTGGGTAAGGGCTGAGTGGTCACTGAAGGCTTTCTCACATATATTACATGTATAAGGTTTTtccccagtatgaattctctgatgttggGCAAGGGCTGATTGGTCCCTAAAGGCTTTCTCACACAAACCACATctgtagggtttctctccagtatgaattttaCGATGTCGAGCAAAAGACGAATTAtccctgaaagctttcccacattcattgcatttatagggtttctctccagtatgaattctctgatgttcaGTAAGGGAAGAGTTCACTCtgaaggccttcccacattcattacattcaaagggtttctctccagtgtgaattctctgatgcTGAAGAAAACTTGTACTttgattgaaagctttcccacattcattacatttataggGTTTGTCTCCACTGTGAATATTCTGGTGTTTGGTAAGATGTGCCCTGCAGACAAAGGCTTTTTCACATATATCACATTTAAaaggtttctcaccagtatgTATTCTATGATGGTGGGCAAGGTGTATGCTTCGGATAAAAGCTTTTCCACATAAGTTGCATTCAAAAggcttctctccagtatgaattttctGATGGTAAGTAAGTGAGGAGCTCACCGAGAAGGCTTtgccacattccttacattcataaggtttctcaccagtgtgaattCTTTGGTGATGGATAAGGTGTGTACTCTGGtgaaaggctttcccacattctctACATTCATATCGTTTCTCTTTAATGTGAGTTTTCAGATTTGCATTAAGGTTTTCAGTATGAATTTTCTGATGCTTATTAAGGGTTGAACTTTTGGAGAAGACTTTTCCACACTCACTACACTCAAAGGCTTTTTTGCTAGACTGAACTCTCTGACTCTGAATAGAAGATGAGCTCATGGTGCAGCCCTTCCCAGATTCATTACATTCCTGGTCACTGACCCCTGACAGGGTTTTCTGGTGAGTGACAACCACTTGCTGCAAATTTATCTCCTGGCCTCCATGCTGCTCTTCTAATAGGCGATCACATTTCCAGTGACCATCTCCAGTGACTCTTTCCTTTACCTTCCATTGACCCAATTCTTCTTCAGGAATAGCTACCTTGTGAGTGACTTTTGTATTCACAGGAAGAGTCATCCAGCCTGAAAGACATAAAGAAAAGTGTTTGTTTTACCCTGGTAAAGTAGCCAGTTGTGATGAGATGATGCACCTTTATAGTACCAACAGAGAAGTTACAGATTTGAAAATGTTCTTGAGTGAagataagaaaggaaagaggaggagatgaagaaaagattaTGTCAGGAAGGGGTTGATCTACTATATAATGTGTAAAGCAGGGGAGCTTGAGAACTTGAGCTCAGAAGTCACAGACCTGGGTTGGAATCCTGAGCACAAtacttttctttgtgttcatggAGAAGTTACCTGACTTTCtaagcctcaaaaaaaaaacaaaaaaaaaaaaccacctggTACAGGTCACACTATGCTAACACAGAAAGTAAGAATGTACACTGCTCTATTCTAGTGATATCATCTTTAATACAAATAATCCAGTTGTTTTCTAAAGAAACCACTGAAATCAGAGGTCTATACTTAGTAGAATAAAATTCAACTCAAGAGAACTATCAAaatcaatatttttgttttatacacTCATTTTAGCATTCAGATAGAATAAAAATGTAGGCTGTTTAAAGGCTGTGTGAAATGCAGATATATACTAATGAAATTAGGACAGCGCTTAGAAGGAAGCAATATCTTCAAACCTGTATAAATAACGTGACATCTATTATATATGAAGAAAACGTACCATGAGGATGTATACATGAGCAAAGAAAATTAGGACCAAAGCAGCAAATTTGCCAGAACATACTCGGTTTGTCTAGGAAGGAAAGGCCCTGGATCTGAGAGAAAGGAGTACACTGGTCACTACAAATGGGATTATACAACTGGTATGGGAACCATGGCCCATCAATTATCTGATAAAATGACTTCTCTCCATGAACACAAACCCTATGCTTACTCAACAAACTTCTCACATGGTTTCATGGTTCCTTCAATATTAATAAGTATGGTTCACGATTGCATATTAGTGTTCTGTCTGTACTTGTGAGTATCCAAATTTTAACTTGTCTATTTAAGATTTTGTACTAAGAAATGCAAAGTCTAAACACAAATGACACAAATTTGTCCTATGATATCTTATCAAGAACAGGCTTTCCTCAATCCTTCTTCTCGTTCACCCTAGAAAATATTCTCCAAAGAGCtacaataaacaaacaagcaaagaagCAAAAAACTCCTTTATTTATCtggaaagtaaaatgaaacaggTAAATTTTAAAGCTAAAATCTTGTTGAACTCTTAATAATATATCTTGTGTAAAACAAAGAATGGTCACCGTTCAACACCAATATTGCCAAGCCTCAAAATTTTACAGACTGACTTCCACTTCTGGCCATGATAGAGTAGCCTATGGTAGACTAACACTCCTGCACTAAAGAACCAGAaaatctgaattaaaaaaaaaatctgtctgaACATACTAGATGTTACCCAAGGCAACCAAAACTTCAGTGTCTGGTAGAGAAGGGACGTGCAGTGATCCATGCATTTTGTGGTTTTCCCCCCATATAATTTACTGAAATCTTCAGCTGCCCAGGGAAAAAGACCAAAGCTAACAATAAATCTAGAATTTTCTATAGTTTTATGGTTCTGTGGAGCCAAAAACTGGAGTTTCAAGGAGGAGCAGTCCTTGTATTGGCTCTCACTTGGGACTCTTGGAGGTCTACAACCTAGGAGTAAGGGCAAATAAGtaagttcactggacttacccaggtcatctaacagggaggtgaagatgatcaaataccacaccagggaatcaagagtgccaacaactgcaagcagaggaactgcagccatcatccatgtggaatctaagtcccctcttggtctagaggtgaagtggacatcaccatcccagggtccacagaatggaggaataaattatggattagagtggacttactgatattctactataaaattattgtgactagtaataggagaaattgtaccattgaggaggagaaagtgaccgtagtagttgctgagggcagggagagggaagaagagatgtgatatgggggcatttttgggactttgagttgccataaatgatattgcagggtccaattatggactttatatatcctgccttaacctactgaatgtactggggatgagtgtgaactacagggtaaactattatccatgtggtgcagcagtgctccaaaatgtgttcactgagtgcgatgagtgtgccacaatgatggaagaggttgttggtgtgggaggagtggggtgggggtggtgggaggtatacaggaacctcttatattttttactgtaatatttttgtgtgtgtgatgtatatatcttaaaaaaatacagtttacaaaaatgatggggtgggggtggggagagggatatatgggaacttcttattttttatgttttttaatgtaacattctttgtgatctattagctttaataaaaaaagtatgaaaaaaaaaaaaaaaaaaaaagaggtaggaTAAGCTTTACAAACACTTCCACCCAACTTCCAGCTAACAGAGTCCCAGGGTGGATGAAGGTGGTTTGCCGATACTCTAGCTCCCTACCAGAGGGGAAGGTAAATCTTCTCTATAGAATATTATCCATAATATTATCCAGAGCCTCTATGCTCCTTCAATAGAATGTCAGTAATTCAATCCAAAAGTATCAAATTAACTAGAAATtgaatcaagagaaaaaaaaaaattaaaaagacccaAAGAACCAAGAAAAGTTATCAGATAAAATAACTGTGATTCTTGAACATACTGTTCAAGAAAATGGACATGAATGAGAATTACAACAGACAACAGGAACAAAAGAATCAAGTGGGAATTCTAGAACTctaaaatacagggaagtggatgtggctcaagtagttgggcacccacctatcgCATGGaaggttccgggttcagttccccatgcctcctaaaaagaatgaagagcagacagagagagtacataacaaatagacacagagagcagacagcaagtgcaaacaagggctggagagaaataaatctttttttttaaaaaaaggaaaaatacaataattgAAACTAACAACTCAGAAGATATATTTAATGATATAATGGACACAGCAGAAGAAAGGAATAGTGACCTAGAAAATATGTGAGCAGAAAATAACCacagaaaagcaaggaaaaaaacaaaaacaaaaaggaggcATATAGGACAAGGTGAAAAGGTTGAATATTTGTGTGACTGGAGTTCTGCaatgggaggagagaaaaaatggAGTAAAACCATTGTTTCTAAAGATAAAGGCTGAAAAGtgaaatttgagtagaattgtaaacttcaagcaggataaatacaaagaaaacctaTTATTCACATCACAGTAAAACtaatgaaaaccaaacaaaatcttgaaaggtacTCAAGAAAGATACATTAACttcaaaggaacaaaaataaTACTGACAGCTGCCTTTGCAACAAAAACAATGGAAGTCCTATGACAATGAATTAACACCTTAAATGTTGAAAGAATAATTGTCCAACTAGAAttcaatataaagagaaaataatccaggaagtggacttggcccagtggttagggaatccgtctaccacatgggaggtccgcggttcaaac
Protein-coding sequences here:
- the ZNF454 gene encoding zinc finger protein 454 isoform X1, whose protein sequence is MAVRHLPAVVQESVTFKDVAVLFTQDEWGQLNPAQRALYKDVMLENYSNLVSLGLLGPRPDMFPQLGKGEEWMLEETSGGSRLGWMTLPVNTKVTHKVAIPEEELGQWKVKERVTGDGHWKCDRLLEEQHGGQEINLQQVVVTHQKTLSGVSDQECNESGKGCTMSSSSIQSQRVQSSKKAFECSECGKVFSKSSTLNKHQKIHTENLNANLKTHIKEKRYECRECGKAFHQSTHLIHHQRIHTGEKPYECKECGKAFSVSSSLTYHQKIHTGEKPFECNLCGKAFIRSIHLAHHHRIHTGEKPFKCDICEKAFVCRAHLTKHQNIHSGDKPYKCNECGKAFNQSTSFLQHQRIHTGEKPFECNECGKAFRVNSSLTEHQRIHTGEKPYKCNECGKAFRDNSSFARHRKIHTGEKPYRCGLCEKAFRDQSALAQHQRIHTGEKPYTCNICEKAFSDHSALTQHKRIHTREKPYKCKICGKAFIRSTHLTQHQRIHTGEKPYKCNKCGKAFNQTANLIQHQRHHIGEK
- the ZNF454 gene encoding zinc finger protein 454 isoform X2; its protein translation is MMAAVPLLAVVGTLDSLVWYLIIFTSLLDDLGWMTLPVNTKVTHKVAIPEEELGQWKVKERVTGDGHWKCDRLLEEQHGGQEINLQQVVVTHQKTLSGVSDQECNESGKGCTMSSSSIQSQRVQSSKKAFECSECGKVFSKSSTLNKHQKIHTENLNANLKTHIKEKRYECRECGKAFHQSTHLIHHQRIHTGEKPYECKECGKAFSVSSSLTYHQKIHTGEKPFECNLCGKAFIRSIHLAHHHRIHTGEKPFKCDICEKAFVCRAHLTKHQNIHSGDKPYKCNECGKAFNQSTSFLQHQRIHTGEKPFECNECGKAFRVNSSLTEHQRIHTGEKPYKCNECGKAFRDNSSFARHRKIHTGEKPYRCGLCEKAFRDQSALAQHQRIHTGEKPYTCNICEKAFSDHSALTQHKRIHTREKPYKCKICGKAFIRSTHLTQHQRIHTGEKPYKCNKCGKAFNQTANLIQHQRHHIGEK
- the ZNF454 gene encoding zinc finger protein 454 isoform X3, with product MTLPVNTKVTHKVAIPEEELGQWKVKERVTGDGHWKCDRLLEEQHGGQEINLQQVVVTHQKTLSGVSDQECNESGKGCTMSSSSIQSQRVQSSKKAFECSECGKVFSKSSTLNKHQKIHTENLNANLKTHIKEKRYECRECGKAFHQSTHLIHHQRIHTGEKPYECKECGKAFSVSSSLTYHQKIHTGEKPFECNLCGKAFIRSIHLAHHHRIHTGEKPFKCDICEKAFVCRAHLTKHQNIHSGDKPYKCNECGKAFNQSTSFLQHQRIHTGEKPFECNECGKAFRVNSSLTEHQRIHTGEKPYKCNECGKAFRDNSSFARHRKIHTGEKPYRCGLCEKAFRDQSALAQHQRIHTGEKPYTCNICEKAFSDHSALTQHKRIHTREKPYKCKICGKAFIRSTHLTQHQRIHTGEKPYKCNKCGKAFNQTANLIQHQRHHIGEK